The following is a genomic window from Pseudothermotoga thermarum DSM 5069.
AAAACGGGTGCAGATTTTGTCTTCGTGATAGATTACTTTGACATAAATTTGGCTGGTATAGGTGCTTCAAAGCTTAGACAATTTTTGCTTTCCAAGGGTGTTGATGAGCAAACGGCTCGAAGAGTTGCCATCGCCACTTATGAAGCAGAAACAAATGTTGTGATACACAGCGGGAGCACGGGAGTAATATATTGCTTTGTGAGACCTGATACGATTTACGTTCGAGTGGAAGATTATGGCAAAGGAATTGAGGACATAGAGCTTGCCATGAAGGAAGGATATTCAACTGCGCCCGATTACGTGCGCGAACTTGGCTTTGGTGCAGGTATGGGAATGGCAAATATGAAAAAATGTTCTGACAAAATGGTGGTTATGTCGAAGGTTGGTGCTGGTACCATCGTGGAAATGGAATTTGTGAGAAAGGGGGATCAGGGTGAAAATCTCTGAAATTGTCAAAAAACTTGGGCTTCAAGTTTGCTGTGGTGATTGCGAGCAAGAAATCACATACGGGTGCGTTGGAGATCTTCTGAGTGATGTTATGGCCACCGCAAAACCAAATTCAATTTGGGTTACTGTTCAATCCCACGTAAACATTGTGGCTGTTGCAACCATAAGTGGAATAAAAGCGATACTGCTATGCAACAACCATCAGTATTCGCATGAAACTTTGGCGAAAGCCCAGCAGGAAGGGTTGTGTCTTTTAAGGACTTCCAAAAGTCCTTTTGAAGTGGTTGGAGAGCTTTACCAAATGGGTGTCAAACCATGAATTTCAAAGCTGATTTACATATACATTCTTGCCTTTCGCCGTGCGCCGATATAACGATGGTTCCAAGTGTCGTGGAAAAAGCTTGCCTGGAAAAAAAACTGGACATAATCGCCATAACGGATCACAATTCTTTTGAAAATTTAGAGGTGTTTCAAAAAAAGCTGAAAGAAACCTTGGTTTTACCAGCTGTAGAGCTTTGCTCAAAGGAAGAAGTGCACGTGCTTGGTTATTTTGAAGATATCGACAAAGTGAAAAAGCTCTGCGAAGTGGTTAGAGAACGGTTGATAAAGTTTCCATACGATCCAGAGTTGGTTGGTTATCAATTGGTTTTAGGAGAAAACGAAGAGTTCACGGATATGATCGATGATGTTTTCTTAGGTGCCCCGCTTTTAATTTCGCTAGATGAACTGGTGGGGTTGATTTGTTCACTCGATGGAATAGCGGTTTATGCACATGTTGAAAGACAGTTTGGGGTATTATACCAGCTGGGTGTTTTTCCAGAAGATGACAGGGTGAAGATAGTTGAAGCAAGATCAAAGGAAGGTTGGCTGGCTGCAAAAAAACGAGGTTATGAGGTTATAAGTAGCTCCGATGCGCATATGCCAGATCAAATAGGCTGCAGATTCAGTTACATCGATGTTGGTGTTCTCACGACAAAAGAAATTATAAACGCGATGAGGTCACCTGAAGGAAGGTTGAAGTCTATATGGGACTTAGAACGATAGCAGATCATATAATGGATATCGTTCAAAATTCTTTTAACGCTGGAGCAACGAGAATCGTCTTAACCATAATTGAAAACAGTAGTGGCACCTTCTATTTTAAAGTTGAAGACAACGGTAGAGGAATGGATGAAGAAGAACTTCAAAAAGTTTTCGATCCTTTTTACACGACCAGAGATCATAGGATAAGAAAGGTTGGTTTGGGACTTCCGTTTTTAAAATATGCGGCAGAGCTTACAGGTGGAAAGGTGTCCATCCAAAGTCAAAAGGGTGTTGGAACAATTGTGGAAGCGACTTTCAACACCCGTCATGTTGACTGTCAAGATGTTGGCGATCTTGCTGGAACCATATCAACGTTGCTTTTGATGGCAAATGATGTAGAATTGGTTGTGAAAAGATTCAAAGATGAGGAAGGTTATCAGCTTTCAAGTTCTGAATTGAAACAAAAGTTTGGTGATTTAAGTTCTCCCATCGTTATGAAAGTTGTTTTCGACCTTATAGAAGAACTTGAAGCATCTTTGAAAAAGGGGTGAGAGGATGAAGCGTCATCTTACTATTACTTTGTGTTTGTTACTGACTATTGTGATTTTTGGAATAACCATTGGGGATGTAAGGTTCGAGGGTTTGATAACTATTGAAGAAAGTTATTTAAAACAACTTGTTTCTGATTATCTAAACGTCGAGCTCAACGAAAAAGGCGTGCAGGAAATGCTTCGAAAGATATTCGAAACCGGATATTTTTCCTCCCTCACGCCGAACTTGGTTTTCAACGGTAACTTTTATGTTTTGATTGTGAAGGTTGAGGAAAATCCAAAGATATCGGACTGGAGGATTGAGATCGTCGGACCTGGTTTGATAAAGAAAAAGGATCTTGAAGAAGCTGTCACAATCGAAAAAGGTAAGGCGTTGAACATAAACAAAATTCGTGAATCGCTTGAAAAGATAAAATCTCTATACGATTCTGAGGGATACTTTTTGATAGAAGTTGGTGGCGAGCTGGATAAAGATGTGTATATTCTGAAGATAGTTGAACATGCACTTTGGGAAATTTACTTTGAAGGCGAAACAGAGGGAATAGACTTTTCAAAGATCAGGAAGGAAATGAAAGTTGATACCTTGAAGGACTACTACACAACCCCAGGTATTCTAAGGGTGTTTTTGAAGGATATAAAAAGATGTTATCCAAAAAAGACAACCATAATGGAAATAATGTCCGTTCTTTCCAAGTACGTTTACTTTGCACCGGAAACGTCAATTGATTTTGAGCCTATGGATATTCCCGGTGTAAAGGAACGTGTGGTTCGCATGAGGATAAACGTTGTTCAAAGAAAAATAATTGATAAACCGAAAAGTTTTGAGCAAATTCGCTTCACTGGAAATTCTCAGATATCTTCTTTGCAACTTTTGAACGTTACTCAGTTAAAAGAAGGGGAAACTTATTCCAACGCCGATATTTTAAAAGCGATGCAAACGATTGTTGATTTTTATAACGAAAAAGGGTTTGCGGGCGTTTCGGTTCAAGCCAAAGATTTAGGCAATATTTTGGAATTTGAAGTTTTTGAAAAATTCGTTGCCGATGTTCGTTTCGAGGGGTTGACTTTGACAAAACCCTATGTGATCAAGGATCTTATAACCTTTGAAAAAGGTGAGCCTTTGACAAAACAAGATTTTTACGACACGATATCTGCTCTCAACCGAACACAATTTTTCGAATCGGCCTCGGTTTATCCAGTTGTGGAGAATGATCCAAGGTCTGCCGTTGTTGTTATTGACGTAAAGGAAAAGGAAAAGAAGTTCAACCTAAGTGGTGGAGTTGCATGGACTCCACTCAAAGATCGTCCATGGTACGAAGGCTTTGCTGGACAAGTGAGCCTTTCGACGATAAATCCCTTTGGTTACGGTGAAAGTTTTTCTTTCAACGGTGAACTTGGTTTTTATTCCACAAAAATAGATTTTTCGTTTTCGATCAGAAGGCCTTTTGACATCCCGGCAATACTTGATGCCAATGTTGTATACCAAAGAGATTATGGTTTTGACAGTTCAACGGTATCTTTTGACATCTTCAAAATAGGTGGAAACATTTCAACACTTAGGTTGGATGGTCATAGTTTCGGTTTTGGTCCGGCCTACGAATGGAGAACTTATTATCCATCCTCAGGCAACATTCAAGAACAAACGCTGATCCTTTCGGCTAACTATTCATACGACACAAGAAATAACGTTTTGTTCGCAACCAAAGGACAATATCTATCGATAGGCTTGCAAAAGGCAGGTTTATTCGATCCACTTGACGACAGAAGTTACTGGAAAGCCACTCTCGATGCGAGGTATTTTATACCTCTGTTCAACGACAACCTTGCGCTTGGCTTTAGAGTCTACGGCACCACGCTGCTTTTTGAAAGTTACAGGAAAGAAAATGATTTTAAGAATGCCGGTATACCCGACGCAATCTATGGAGAATACATACTCTTCTACGGTATGAACGCCGTCAGAGGAATGGGTAGTAGCAAGGCAAAAGCCGGTGCTTTGGCTAGCGTTGAAATAAGATACGATTTGAAATCTCAAACTGTTCCAATATACCTTGTTGGATTTGCAGATGTTGGTGGTACTGGGAAATCTTTGACTGATTTGGATATAAACATTACAGCCGGTCCAGAACTTGATATCGTTGTACCCATGTTCGGTGCACTTGGTTTTGGTGTTGCATACCATTTTGATGGAAATTGGACCTGGGACAACTTGAAAACTTTCTTTAGATTCGGCTCGACTTTCTGAGAAAAAGCAAGAAAGAACGAGATTTAGGGAGAAAAACCCGGTATATTTGTTGATAGTTAACTATTTCATGCTATAATTAGCAAAGGGTGGATTATTTTGCCTAAAAGCATGACAGGGTACGCAAAGCTGCAAAGAACATACGACAATTGGCGAATAACATGCGAAGTAAAGTCCTTGAATTCGAAATATTTGACGGTGGAAATGTCTTTACCTCAGTTTTTATTTCCGTTTGAGCATGAACTTGTTCAAGTTGTTCAAAGTCATGTAAAAAGGGGAAAGGTTTCTGCGAAAGTTACAGTTGAATTTTTGACTCCCCCTGATGCTGTAAAAGTAGATCTAGCTCTTGCAAAAAGCTACTATGATGCACTAGAACAATTAGTTCTTAGTCTTGGCATACCTGAGCCGGTCAAGCTTGAAGACCTTTTGAAATTCAAAGATATAGTTAGATTTGAACTACCGCAGGATCAGCAGGAAGCAGTTGCAAGGGATGTAAAGCAACTTTTAGATGAAACTTTGATAGCTCTAAACAAAGAAAGAGAAACTGAGGGAAACAAACTTGCGAAAGACTTGATTGAGATAACTCAAAGTTTGACGCAAAATATTGCCGAAATCAAGGAGAGATTTGAAAGAATAAAACCTTTGGTCAAAGAAAAACTGGTTGAAAATGTCAAGTCACTTTTGAGCGAAACAGTTCCTGTCAGCGAAGTTTTGATTGAGAACGCAGTGGCTCTTTATGTTCAAAAGGTTGATATACGCGAAGAGTTGACAAGGCTTTCCAGTCATGTCGAAAGGGCAAGGCAACTTTTGATGTCG
Proteins encoded in this region:
- a CDS encoding PHP domain-containing protein; protein product: MNFKADLHIHSCLSPCADITMVPSVVEKACLEKKLDIIAITDHNSFENLEVFQKKLKETLVLPAVELCSKEEVHVLGYFEDIDKVKKLCEVVRERLIKFPYDPELVGYQLVLGENEEFTDMIDDVFLGAPLLISLDELVGLICSLDGIAVYAHVERQFGVLYQLGVFPEDDRVKIVEARSKEGWLAAKKRGYEVISSSDAHMPDQIGCRFSYIDVGVLTTKEIINAMRSPEGRLKSIWDLER
- a CDS encoding YicC/YloC family endoribonuclease, with translation MPKSMTGYAKLQRTYDNWRITCEVKSLNSKYLTVEMSLPQFLFPFEHELVQVVQSHVKRGKVSAKVTVEFLTPPDAVKVDLALAKSYYDALEQLVLSLGIPEPVKLEDLLKFKDIVRFELPQDQQEAVARDVKQLLDETLIALNKERETEGNKLAKDLIEITQSLTQNIAEIKERFERIKPLVKEKLVENVKSLLSETVPVSEVLIENAVALYVQKVDIREELTRLSSHVERARQLLMSQEPAGNHLDFLAQEMNREITTVLAKTQDSDIVNVALNCKVLISQFREQVQNLE
- a CDS encoding ATP-binding protein translates to MGLRTIADHIMDIVQNSFNAGATRIVLTIIENSSGTFYFKVEDNGRGMDEEELQKVFDPFYTTRDHRIRKVGLGLPFLKYAAELTGGKVSIQSQKGVGTIVEATFNTRHVDCQDVGDLAGTISTLLLMANDVELVVKRFKDEEGYQLSSSELKQKFGDLSSPIVMKVVFDLIEELEASLKKG
- a CDS encoding BamA/OMP85 family outer membrane protein; amino-acid sequence: MKRHLTITLCLLLTIVIFGITIGDVRFEGLITIEESYLKQLVSDYLNVELNEKGVQEMLRKIFETGYFSSLTPNLVFNGNFYVLIVKVEENPKISDWRIEIVGPGLIKKKDLEEAVTIEKGKALNINKIRESLEKIKSLYDSEGYFLIEVGGELDKDVYILKIVEHALWEIYFEGETEGIDFSKIRKEMKVDTLKDYYTTPGILRVFLKDIKRCYPKKTTIMEIMSVLSKYVYFAPETSIDFEPMDIPGVKERVVRMRINVVQRKIIDKPKSFEQIRFTGNSQISSLQLLNVTQLKEGETYSNADILKAMQTIVDFYNEKGFAGVSVQAKDLGNILEFEVFEKFVADVRFEGLTLTKPYVIKDLITFEKGEPLTKQDFYDTISALNRTQFFESASVYPVVENDPRSAVVVIDVKEKEKKFNLSGGVAWTPLKDRPWYEGFAGQVSLSTINPFGYGESFSFNGELGFYSTKIDFSFSIRRPFDIPAILDANVVYQRDYGFDSSTVSFDIFKIGGNISTLRLDGHSFGFGPAYEWRTYYPSSGNIQEQTLILSANYSYDTRNNVLFATKGQYLSIGLQKAGLFDPLDDRSYWKATLDARYFIPLFNDNLALGFRVYGTTLLFESYRKENDFKNAGIPDAIYGEYILFYGMNAVRGMGSSKAKAGALASVEIRYDLKSQTVPIYLVGFADVGGTGKSLTDLDINITAGPELDIVVPMFGALGFGVAYHFDGNWTWDNLKTFFRFGSTF